One segment of Fimbriiglobus ruber DNA contains the following:
- a CDS encoding transposase, protein MRLPPKPRKPDPLEQLLARPAYAEIPITLVPHGLVVPLGVMVRGTREWMLDEPTLEQLFQEHAPDQYTRELTLSALVGLLIQVAAGMRASVQAAYQADPTETQPTITTSFQAVYGKLGRLQPAVSEAVVRYSGQRCGQVLDAKPNARNEPLPGYRMRVLDGNVLAGTHHRLTPLRQWLNACLPGKSLVVYEPGVGLATDLVLCEDAYPQERALLTQLLPRVQANDVFVADRNFCTVRFVFGVPGRKAFVLVRQHRRSLPCEPVSRLKYCGKTATGTIYEQRVRATDLDTGDVLSLRRIEIRLFAKTRNGDRTLAVLTHLPDDVSAERIAELYLLRWTIENHFQYLTQELNCEQPGRGQPRAALFGFAMALLAGNAVAVVRSAIRSVHGVEAEAEISGHYLADESAHDYRTLMKYLPPDPWLGWSRLSPSTLARLLRSLAKHVNLPALTRSKRGPKKPPKKKPVYNKRHKHYSTARLLKEFRNKGPC, encoded by the coding sequence ATGCGTCTCCCACCGAAGCCGCGGAAACCCGACCCGCTCGAACAACTGCTGGCGCGCCCCGCCTATGCGGAAATCCCCATCACCCTGGTGCCGCATGGCCTGGTGGTGCCGTTGGGAGTCATGGTGCGAGGGACGCGGGAATGGATGCTGGACGAGCCCACCCTGGAACAGTTGTTCCAGGAACACGCACCCGATCAGTATACCCGCGAATTGACGCTCTCGGCATTGGTGGGGTTGCTGATCCAAGTGGCGGCCGGCATGCGGGCCTCGGTCCAGGCGGCCTACCAAGCCGATCCGACCGAGACGCAACCCACGATCACGACGTCGTTCCAGGCGGTGTATGGCAAGTTGGGCCGACTGCAACCGGCGGTCAGCGAGGCGGTGGTGCGGTACAGCGGCCAGCGGTGCGGCCAAGTGCTGGATGCGAAGCCGAACGCCCGCAACGAACCGCTGCCGGGTTATCGCATGCGCGTCCTCGACGGCAATGTGTTGGCGGGCACCCACCATCGGTTGACACCGTTGCGGCAATGGCTCAATGCCTGTTTGCCGGGCAAGTCGCTGGTGGTCTACGAACCCGGGGTGGGGCTCGCCACCGATTTGGTGCTGTGCGAAGACGCGTATCCTCAGGAGCGCGCTCTGCTGACGCAACTGCTGCCCCGCGTGCAGGCCAACGATGTGTTCGTTGCCGACCGCAATTTTTGTACGGTGCGGTTCGTGTTCGGTGTCCCCGGCCGAAAGGCTTTTGTACTCGTTCGGCAACACCGCCGGAGCCTGCCGTGCGAGCCCGTCAGCCGGCTGAAGTACTGCGGGAAAACCGCCACCGGGACGATCTACGAACAACGCGTGCGGGCCACCGACTTGGACACTGGGGACGTCCTGTCCCTGAGGCGGATCGAAATTCGCTTGTTCGCCAAAACCCGTAACGGCGACCGCACCCTGGCGGTGTTGACCCACTTGCCAGACGACGTGTCGGCCGAGCGGATTGCCGAACTCTACTTGTTGCGCTGGACTATCGAAAACCATTTTCAGTATCTCACCCAAGAGTTGAACTGCGAACAGCCAGGGCGGGGCCAACCGCGGGCCGCATTGTTTGGCTTCGCCATGGCATTGCTGGCCGGGAATGCCGTGGCCGTGGTCCGTTCCGCGATTCGTTCGGTGCATGGCGTCGAGGCGGAGGCGGAAATCTCAGGCCACTACTTGGCCGACGAAAGCGCCCATGATTATCGCACACTGATGAAGTACCTACCGCCCGACCCGTGGTTGGGTTGGAGCCGTTTGTCGCCGTCGACCCTGGCGAGGCTGCTGCGATCGCTCGCCAAGCATGTCAACCTCCCGGCCTTAACCCGGAGCAAACGTGGACCGAAAAAGCCACCGAAAAAGAAACCGGTGTACAACAAAAGACACAAACATTACTCAACCGCCCGCTTGTTGAAGGAATTTCGCAACAAGGGGCCATGTTGA
- a CDS encoding PDDEXK nuclease domain-containing protein → MAKKKPAAKTRSPAKTNASGITADPQYDGLRAGLSALLDEARRGAARAVNVILTAAYWEVGRRIVEFEQGGRARAGYGEALLHRLAGDLTAAHGRGFSERNLRQMRAFFLGWEIWQTPSAEFQARVKPLTGEAEPTISAPPQLLELTAASPGVFPLPWSHYVRLMSIENHPARQFYEAEAIRGAWSVRQLDRQVNSMFYERTALSRNKAAMLTKGQAPERGDAVTPEEQIRDPLVLEFLNLKNEYAESDLEAALIHHLEEFLLELGGEFTFVGRQRRLRLDDKWFKVDLVFFHRRLRSLVIIDLKIGEFSHADAGQMNMYLNYAKAHWMQEGENPPVGLILCARKGHDEAHYALEGLGNKVLASTYRTTLPQERVLAAELERTRRALELRGAAAPDKNPTG, encoded by the coding sequence ATGGCTAAGAAGAAGCCTGCTGCCAAAACCCGATCGCCCGCGAAAACTAACGCGAGCGGCATCACTGCCGATCCGCAGTATGACGGGTTGCGCGCCGGGCTGTCCGCCTTGCTGGACGAGGCCCGCCGCGGTGCGGCGCGCGCCGTGAACGTCATCCTGACTGCCGCGTATTGGGAAGTGGGCCGGCGGATCGTCGAGTTCGAGCAGGGGGGGCGAGCGCGTGCCGGGTACGGCGAAGCCTTACTCCACCGCCTCGCGGGCGACTTGACCGCCGCGCACGGCCGCGGATTTTCCGAGCGAAACTTGCGACAGATGCGGGCGTTTTTCCTGGGTTGGGAGATTTGGCAGACGCCGTCTGCCGAATTCCAGGCGCGGGTCAAGCCGCTCACCGGCGAAGCCGAACCGACGATCTCCGCACCTCCTCAACTCCTTGAGCTGACGGCCGCCTCACCCGGTGTGTTCCCACTCCCCTGGTCCCACTATGTCCGCCTGATGTCGATCGAAAACCACCCAGCCCGCCAATTTTACGAAGCCGAGGCCATCCGCGGGGCGTGGTCGGTCCGCCAGTTGGACCGCCAGGTCAACTCGATGTTCTACGAGCGCACGGCCCTCTCCCGGAACAAGGCCGCGATGCTCACCAAAGGGCAGGCGCCGGAACGCGGGGACGCGGTGACGCCGGAGGAACAGATTCGCGATCCTCTGGTTCTCGAATTCCTCAACCTGAAAAACGAGTATGCGGAGAGCGACCTGGAAGCCGCCCTCATTCATCATCTCGAGGAGTTCCTTCTGGAACTCGGTGGCGAATTTACCTTCGTCGGCCGTCAGAGGCGGCTCCGACTCGACGACAAATGGTTCAAGGTGGACCTGGTGTTCTTTCACCGTCGGTTGAGGAGCCTGGTCATTATCGATCTCAAAATTGGTGAGTTTAGCCATGCCGATGCGGGGCAGATGAACATGTACCTGAACTACGCCAAGGCTCACTGGATGCAAGAAGGGGAGAATCCGCCGGTCGGGCTGATCCTGTGCGCCCGAAAGGGGCACGACGAGGCCCACTACGCGCTCGAAGGGCTGGGCAACAAGGTGCTGGCCTCGACCTACCGCACGACGCTCCCCCAGGAACGCGTACTCGCGGCCGAACTGGAGCGCACCCGACGGGCGCTGGAGCTGCGCGGGGCCGCGGCCCCCGATAAGAACCCCACCGGCTGA
- a CDS encoding IS3 family transposase (programmed frameshift), giving the protein MAETRRTFTREFKVAAVKLVTEKGRSVSEAARSLGIGAEMLRRWKVTLDAEGSEAFPGHGHLPPAEDELRRLRADVARLTAERDIPKKSYRTLCPGVAMRYAFIDDHEDEWAVTRMCDALGVSTAGYYAWRDRDASPQEQRRETLTAVIRTVHAEVHARYGSPRMHAELIAQGHECCENTVARLMRDAGITAKTTRKYRQTTDSNHPLPVAANVLDRQFDPPARNESWVADMTYIPTREGWLYLAAVEDLFSRMVVGWSMAATMTSRLVVDALGMAVARRLPGARLVAHSDRGSQYASDHYQRLLGAHGITCSMSRRANCWDNAPMESFFASLKKELVHDEDYATRERATASIFEYIETFYNRVRRHSALGYLSPADFEALHPG; this is encoded by the exons ATGGCTGAAACGCGACGCACGTTCACCCGCGAGTTCAAAGTCGCGGCGGTCAAATTGGTCACCGAAAAAGGTCGTTCCGTATCCGAAGCCGCTCGCAGTCTCGGCATCGGTGCCGAAATGCTCCGACGGTGGAAGGTCACGCTCGACGCCGAGGGCTCGGAGGCGTTCCCGGGCCACGGGCATCTGCCCCCCGCCGAGGACGAACTCCGTCGCTTGAGGGCGGACGTGGCTCGCCTCACGGCCGAGCGGGACATCC CTAAAAAAAGCTACCGCACTCTTTGCCCGGGAGTCGCGATGAGGTACGCCTTCATTGACGACCACGAGGACGAGTGGGCGGTCACGAGGATGTGCGATGCCCTCGGGGTGTCGACGGCCGGGTACTACGCCTGGCGGGACCGGGATGCGAGCCCGCAGGAACAACGACGGGAGACGTTGACCGCCGTAATCCGCACCGTTCACGCCGAGGTCCACGCCCGGTACGGCAGCCCCCGGATGCACGCCGAGTTGATAGCCCAGGGGCACGAGTGCTGCGAGAATACGGTGGCCCGGCTCATGCGGGACGCCGGAATTACGGCCAAAACGACCCGCAAGTACCGCCAGACGACGGACTCCAACCACCCTCTCCCGGTGGCCGCGAATGTCCTCGATCGGCAGTTCGATCCGCCCGCGCGGAATGAATCCTGGGTGGCGGACATGACATACATCCCGACTCGCGAAGGGTGGCTGTATCTGGCCGCGGTCGAGGATCTGTTCAGCCGCATGGTGGTCGGGTGGTCGATGGCCGCAACGATGACCAGCCGGTTGGTCGTCGACGCCCTGGGGATGGCCGTCGCCCGTCGCCTCCCGGGAGCCCGACTGGTGGCCCACTCGGATCGCGGAAGCCAATATGCCAGTGACCACTACCAACGACTCCTGGGGGCGCACGGGATCACCTGCAGTATGAGCCGTCGGGCCAACTGCTGGGACAATGCGCCGATGGAAAGCTTTTTCGCGAGCCTGAAGAAAGAGTTAGTCCACGACGAAGATTATGCCACCCGCGAGCGGGCGACGGCCAGCATCTTTGAGTACATCGAGACGTTCTACAACCGGGTGCGGAGACACTCGGCGCTTGGTTACCTCTCGCCAGCGGATTTCGAAGCCTTGCACCCCGGATAA
- a CDS encoding DEAD/DEAH box helicase family protein: protein MHAALSRLGVPDGALVLEPGCGTGNFMLPGKRYLGIEQDAISGRIARARHPGQDIRIENFADTKLPELDAVIGNVPFADVRLDYHGQKLALHDYFLAKSVDALAPGGVLALVTSHYSLDKQNGAIREYLASKADFLGAIRLPSDAFKREGSAVVTDILFLRKRGPTEPTHHADPDWLKTEPTAIDGVTVPINRYFLRHPEQVLGTYTSKDSLYGEGYGVRSTGNLDGPLQNAVARLPERPQRPPRPSPSHVAAFVPPPPERHIAEGSFFVHDQRVHQLVDGQSAPVVYGGSELWAHGALVGRRLAALIVLRDRARRVLQSQNEGWPDATRGEARQELNRAYDRFVTAFGPINKTTFSRTADGSMVRRMPNLVKFREDPDAMLVMSLEEYDEVTGEARKAPILLRDVVGRTPPVTSVTSAEEGLLVGLDQKGAVDLAFISRLYGKSEAAVIAELGALIYHDPETNRWVTADEYLSGNVRAKLAAAEKAGATQNAEALRAVQPEDVLPGEIDANLGAPWIPASDVQAFAAHLFQVSANAVTIAHLPKDAVWSVEGDYRAERAVAVTSDYGTERAGGLWLLELALNMKTPTIYDPDPTDPDKRVVNHEATLAAKEKQKAIKDGFKQWVFTDPDRTERLVRLYNDAFNSLRPRQFDGSHLDFPGMSNVFALRPHQKDAIWRIMSGGNTLLAHVVGGGKSAIQAAAAMKLRQAGLARKILCVCPNHLLEQYAREFQQLYPNAKLLVATKDDLAKDRRKLLTAKIASGDWDAVIVTHSSFERIGLSQEYQERFLREQIAAYDELLTERAADTYSKAKRNILKTIEKQKAAREAKLKDLLAADKKDDGLAFDELGMDYVFYDESGAVKNLETATKMDRVAGIPSGGSERAFDMLMKAHYLHEKHPGRGLVFANGTPIANSLVELYTLQRYLDPDGLHQRGIEHFDAWAATFGEVVEALEISPDGKTLKPRSRFAKFVNLPELQQMFRQFADVQTAEMLDLPRPALEGGKPHVVACPMSEEQQSLQHELVKRYERIRTRKVDPREDNALAITTDGRKLALDARMLSAAARDFPGSKVNAMVENAVATWKRTIDTRGTQMIFCDMGVNPTPWGYSVYDEIVEKLVTRGIPRAQIAAVGEADSDAKKQALFEKVRQGTVRFLIGSTSKMGTGTNVQRRLVALHHLDAPWKPAEVEQRDGRILRQGNTNTEVAVYRYVTEGSFDAVMWQALETKDKFISQVMTGEAAVRRAEDVGGQELSYAEVKAIASGNPAVLVLAEADAELQHLAVLRRNHADEQYMARRKLKELPDQIERLERRREALLADQQTVVGGEPGATVIAGKNVSFRDAPAALAPVLERLPEVADRRFPLGQFRGLSFGIEYRWNNADVYLTGQAELRAPLAKESRGARAVLNAMNRIVTSYDERIDANTKDLDLARSQLCDYEARLGRPFANSAYLDELTGLREGLKAALSGAPAEGEPTAAELVDRIKALKASHAIEVAPARARERLRVDAVRRKVEAPQLVSPPEPAPKPEIPDLPIPEDTSPDGAENGAPGAFSARVRKSVQRTLF, encoded by the coding sequence ATGCACGCCGCGCTCTCCCGGCTCGGCGTTCCCGACGGCGCGCTGGTACTCGAACCGGGCTGCGGCACCGGGAATTTCATGCTCCCCGGCAAGCGCTATCTCGGCATCGAGCAGGATGCGATCTCGGGCCGCATCGCTCGCGCCCGCCACCCCGGCCAGGACATCCGCATCGAGAATTTCGCCGACACCAAACTGCCCGAACTCGACGCGGTCATCGGCAACGTGCCGTTCGCCGACGTGCGGCTCGATTACCACGGGCAGAAACTCGCCCTGCACGACTACTTCCTGGCCAAGTCGGTGGACGCACTGGCGCCGGGCGGGGTGCTGGCGCTGGTGACCTCACACTATAGCCTCGATAAGCAGAACGGCGCGATCCGCGAATACCTCGCCTCCAAGGCCGACTTCCTCGGGGCCATCCGGCTCCCGTCGGATGCGTTCAAGAGAGAAGGTTCAGCCGTCGTCACCGACATCCTGTTCCTGCGCAAGCGCGGCCCGACCGAACCGACCCACCACGCCGACCCCGACTGGCTGAAAACCGAGCCCACCGCGATCGATGGCGTCACGGTTCCCATCAACCGCTACTTCCTCCGCCACCCGGAGCAGGTACTCGGTACCTACACGAGCAAGGACTCGCTCTACGGCGAGGGTTACGGCGTCCGCTCGACCGGCAACCTGGACGGGCCGCTCCAGAATGCCGTCGCCCGACTGCCCGAACGGCCTCAGAGACCGCCCCGGCCGAGCCCGTCACACGTGGCCGCCTTCGTGCCCCCTCCCCCCGAGCGCCACATCGCCGAGGGCAGCTTCTTCGTTCACGACCAGCGCGTCCACCAGCTCGTCGACGGCCAGTCCGCCCCTGTGGTCTATGGCGGCTCGGAACTGTGGGCGCACGGGGCACTCGTCGGAAGACGCCTGGCCGCGCTGATCGTACTGCGCGACCGGGCGCGGCGCGTACTCCAGTCGCAGAACGAGGGCTGGCCGGACGCCACCCGCGGGGAGGCCCGCCAGGAACTGAACCGCGCCTACGACCGGTTCGTCACCGCCTTCGGACCGATCAACAAGACGACCTTCAGCCGCACCGCCGACGGGTCAATGGTCCGGCGTATGCCCAACCTGGTGAAGTTCCGCGAGGACCCGGACGCCATGCTGGTCATGTCGCTCGAAGAGTACGACGAGGTGACCGGCGAAGCCAGGAAGGCCCCGATCCTGCTCCGGGACGTGGTCGGCCGCACACCACCCGTCACGTCCGTGACCAGCGCCGAGGAAGGGTTGCTCGTCGGCCTCGACCAGAAGGGCGCGGTCGATCTCGCCTTCATTTCCCGCCTCTACGGCAAATCCGAGGCGGCGGTGATCGCCGAACTGGGGGCGCTGATCTACCACGACCCGGAAACGAACCGCTGGGTGACGGCCGACGAATACCTGTCGGGCAACGTCCGGGCCAAGCTGGCGGCCGCGGAGAAGGCCGGAGCGACCCAGAATGCGGAGGCCCTGCGCGCCGTCCAGCCCGAGGACGTACTGCCGGGCGAGATCGACGCGAACCTCGGCGCGCCGTGGATTCCGGCGAGCGACGTCCAGGCGTTCGCGGCTCACCTGTTTCAAGTCTCGGCCAACGCGGTCACCATCGCTCACCTGCCGAAAGACGCGGTCTGGTCAGTGGAGGGGGATTACCGTGCCGAGCGCGCCGTGGCGGTGACGAGCGACTACGGCACCGAGCGGGCCGGTGGGTTGTGGCTGCTGGAACTGGCCCTCAACATGAAGACGCCGACCATCTACGACCCCGATCCCACCGACCCGGACAAGCGGGTGGTGAACCACGAGGCGACACTCGCGGCCAAGGAGAAGCAGAAGGCCATCAAGGACGGCTTCAAGCAGTGGGTGTTCACCGACCCGGACCGCACCGAGCGCCTGGTCCGTCTCTACAACGACGCGTTCAATTCGTTGCGCCCGCGGCAGTTCGACGGGTCCCATCTCGACTTTCCGGGCATGAGCAACGTGTTCGCGCTGCGCCCCCACCAGAAGGACGCGATCTGGCGGATCATGAGCGGCGGCAACACGCTGCTGGCCCACGTCGTCGGCGGGGGGAAGAGTGCCATACAAGCCGCCGCGGCCATGAAGCTGCGGCAGGCCGGACTGGCGCGCAAAATCCTGTGCGTCTGTCCCAACCACCTGCTCGAACAGTACGCCCGCGAGTTTCAACAGCTCTATCCCAATGCCAAACTGTTGGTCGCCACCAAGGACGATCTCGCCAAGGACCGGCGCAAGTTGCTGACCGCGAAAATCGCCTCGGGTGATTGGGACGCCGTCATCGTCACGCACAGTTCGTTCGAGCGCATCGGCCTCTCCCAGGAGTATCAGGAGCGGTTCCTCCGGGAGCAGATTGCCGCGTACGACGAACTCCTCACGGAGCGAGCCGCCGACACGTACTCGAAGGCGAAGCGGAACATCCTCAAGACCATCGAGAAGCAGAAGGCGGCGCGGGAGGCGAAGCTCAAGGATCTCCTCGCCGCCGACAAGAAGGACGACGGCCTCGCCTTCGACGAGCTGGGAATGGATTATGTGTTTTACGACGAGTCGGGGGCCGTCAAGAACCTCGAAACCGCGACCAAGATGGACCGGGTCGCGGGTATCCCGAGCGGAGGCAGTGAGCGGGCGTTCGACATGCTGATGAAGGCTCACTACCTGCACGAGAAGCACCCCGGCCGCGGTCTCGTCTTCGCCAACGGGACCCCGATCGCCAACTCCCTCGTCGAGCTGTACACCCTCCAGAGGTATCTCGACCCCGACGGCCTGCACCAGCGCGGAATTGAACACTTCGACGCCTGGGCCGCGACGTTCGGTGAGGTCGTGGAGGCGCTGGAAATCTCCCCCGACGGAAAGACGCTGAAGCCGCGCAGTCGCTTTGCCAAGTTCGTGAACCTGCCCGAACTCCAGCAGATGTTCCGCCAGTTCGCCGACGTGCAGACGGCGGAGATGCTCGACCTCCCCCGGCCGGCCCTGGAGGGCGGCAAGCCCCACGTCGTCGCCTGCCCGATGTCCGAGGAACAGCAATCGCTCCAGCACGAACTCGTGAAGCGGTACGAGCGCATCCGCACCCGGAAGGTCGACCCCAGAGAGGACAACGCGCTGGCCATCACCACCGACGGGCGGAAACTGGCCCTCGACGCGCGGATGCTCTCGGCCGCCGCGCGCGACTTTCCCGGCTCGAAGGTGAACGCGATGGTGGAGAACGCCGTCGCCACCTGGAAGCGGACCATCGACACCCGCGGCACGCAGATGATTTTTTGCGACATGGGGGTGAACCCGACCCCGTGGGGGTACAGCGTCTATGACGAGATCGTCGAGAAGCTGGTTACTCGGGGCATTCCTCGTGCGCAGATCGCGGCCGTCGGGGAGGCGGACTCGGACGCCAAAAAGCAGGCCCTGTTCGAGAAAGTACGCCAGGGCACGGTGCGGTTCCTGATTGGGAGTACCTCGAAAATGGGGACCGGCACCAACGTCCAGCGCCGGCTGGTAGCGCTGCACCACCTGGACGCCCCGTGGAAGCCGGCCGAGGTCGAACAGCGCGACGGACGCATCCTGCGACAAGGCAACACCAACACCGAGGTCGCGGTGTACCGCTACGTGACGGAAGGAAGCTTCGACGCGGTGATGTGGCAGGCCCTCGAAACCAAGGACAAGTTCATCTCGCAGGTGATGACCGGCGAGGCGGCCGTGCGTCGCGCCGAGGACGTGGGCGGCCAGGAACTCTCCTATGCCGAGGTCAAGGCCATCGCCTCTGGCAACCCGGCCGTGCTGGTGCTGGCCGAGGCCGACGCCGAGTTGCAGCACCTGGCAGTGCTCCGGCGCAATCACGCCGACGAGCAGTACATGGCCCGGCGAAAGCTCAAGGAACTGCCCGACCAGATCGAGCGACTGGAGCGTCGGCGGGAGGCGTTGCTGGCCGATCAGCAGACCGTTGTCGGCGGTGAACCGGGTGCCACCGTCATCGCAGGCAAGAATGTCTCATTTCGGGACGCTCCGGCCGCCCTCGCCCCAGTCCTCGAACGACTTCCGGAGGTGGCGGACCGGCGGTTCCCACTGGGTCAGTTCCGGGGCCTCTCCTTTGGGATCGAGTATCGCTGGAATAACGCCGACGTGTATCTCACTGGGCAGGCCGAGCTGCGGGCTCCGCTCGCGAAAGAATCACGCGGCGCACGGGCGGTGCTCAACGCCATGAACCGCATCGTCACCTCCTACGACGAGCGGATTGACGCTAACACGAAAGATTTGGATCTGGCCCGGTCACAACTTTGCGACTACGAGGCCCGGCTGGGCCGTCCCTTCGCCAACTCTGCCTATTTGGACGAGCTGACGGGCTTGCGCGAGGGGCTGAAGGCGGCGCTGTCCGGCGCACCGGCCGAAGGCGAGCCGACGGCCGCGGAATTGGTTGATCGAATTAAGGCACTAAAGGCATCCCACGCCATCGAAGTCGCCCCGGCTCGGGCCCGGGAGCGGTTGCGGGTCGACGCGGTCCGCCGAAAGGTGGAAGCTCCGCAACTGGTGTCACCGCCCGAACCGGCCCCAAAGCCGGAAATACCCGACCTGCCGATTCCCGAAGATACGAGCCCCGATGGTGCGGAGAATGGCGCCCCGGGTGCATTCAGCGCCCGGGTGCGGAAAAGTGTGCAGAGGACGCTGTTCTGA